The following are encoded together in the Thermococcus sibiricus MM 739 genome:
- the pstA gene encoding phosphate ABC transporter permease PstA has product MSGYKVRKLKEKVFLGLVGTLVVLMFLPLFHIVYSVFKNGIHVILNRGITFITGTLSEGGIGPAILGTLFLTLLASLMGLSVGFFVGVYAYEYPKSILGRATKFLLQIMLEFPTILVGVFVMQILVVPMGTYSTLAGALALAIIMIPYVAVYTHEAMRQIPFAYREAAFSLGVTRVKAVFRILVPMAKRGILTGFLIGIAKVAGETAPLLFTVGGSYETYQIGIGKPVGAIPLLIYNLIQSPAREHHEIAWGASLILLLIFFGIFIPVRLSLREVRML; this is encoded by the coding sequence ATGTCAGGCTATAAGGTAAGAAAGCTCAAGGAAAAGGTGTTTTTAGGTCTTGTTGGGACTTTAGTGGTGTTGATGTTCCTCCCTCTCTTTCACATAGTTTACAGCGTATTTAAGAATGGTATCCACGTAATTTTGAATAGGGGGATAACCTTCATAACCGGAACACTTTCAGAGGGCGGTATAGGGCCCGCTATTCTCGGAACTCTATTTCTGACCCTTCTTGCCTCTCTAATGGGTCTTTCGGTTGGTTTTTTTGTAGGGGTATATGCCTATGAATACCCGAAAAGCATACTTGGAAGGGCGACCAAGTTCCTGCTCCAGATAATGCTCGAATTTCCGACGATACTTGTGGGAGTCTTTGTCATGCAGATTTTGGTTGTCCCAATGGGCACGTACTCAACCCTTGCTGGAGCGTTAGCACTGGCGATAATAATGATACCCTATGTTGCGGTTTACACACATGAAGCAATGAGACAAATTCCGTTCGCATATAGAGAAGCAGCCTTTTCCCTTGGAGTAACAAGAGTAAAGGCTGTTTTTAGAATCTTAGTGCCAATGGCAAAGAGAGGAATTTTAACGGGTTTCCTCATAGGGATTGCTAAGGTAGCCGGCGAAACGGCGCCTCTTCTTTTCACGGTTGGCGGTTCATATGAGACATATCAAATTGGCATTGGAAAGCCCGTTGGAGCAATTCCACTATTAATCTACAACCTAATCCAGAGTCCTGCACGGGAACACCACGAGATCGCATGGGGGGCATCGTTGATTCTACTTCTGATATTCTTTGGAATATTCATCCCGGTAAGACTCAGCCTCAGGGAGGTGAGGATGTTATGA
- a CDS encoding ferritin family protein yields MKEINALALALEVEKAELRFYIEMAKKAKDERAKRMFLFLAGEEAEHWDVFEKMFVEKLLQNPEVPQVDKELLQKLTPKYEGEISEVKAVELGMEQEKLTWEFYEEAAEEAEDENLKKIFRELAKVEKSHYELLKAQYDSVMKTGIWMDYQDFSLEVD; encoded by the coding sequence ATGAAAGAGATTAACGCACTTGCACTGGCTTTGGAGGTTGAAAAGGCAGAGCTTAGGTTTTATATCGAAATGGCTAAAAAGGCAAAGGATGAGAGGGCAAAAAGGATGTTCCTCTTTTTAGCTGGGGAAGAAGCTGAACATTGGGACGTTTTTGAGAAGATGTTCGTGGAGAAGCTTCTCCAAAACCCGGAAGTTCCACAGGTCGACAAAGAGCTTTTACAAAAACTTACTCCAAAATACGAGGGAGAAATAAGTGAAGTTAAGGCTGTAGAATTAGGAATGGAACAGGAAAAACTCACATGGGAATTTTATGAGGAGGCTGCAGAAGAAGCGGAGGATGAAAATCTTAAGAAAATCTTCAGGGAGCTGGCAAAGGTAGAAAAGAGCCACTACGAGCTGCTCAAGGCCCAATATGACTCTGTGATGAAAACAGGGATATGGATGGATTACCAAGATTTTAGCCTTGAGGTGGATTGA
- the pstC gene encoding phosphate ABC transporter permease subunit PstC: MSALLKVGKRKVNLNHILLPFVGFVFGLFLLMLLVYVYNSMPIFHREGLDIYIKNVWKAAEEPSEEYYGVLAAIWGSLYTSVIAILVALPLSLAYSVFVVDYAPKRIKEWLIILSDIMAGLPTIIYGIWGVFVLVPLLKRVVMQPLYDYLSFLPIFSYPPITGFSYFSAGVLLGIMVTPFAAAIIREAYQMIPFTYREAIYSLGATQLEATKILLGYIKPAVYSGIILAFGRAIGETAAVSLVIGNTFNLSLALSAPGYTISSLIANQYGNAFIYEYMTSALFSAGLALFAIGLTVNLAGLYLLRRWEANVRL, encoded by the coding sequence ATGTCTGCTCTACTAAAGGTGGGAAAGAGGAAAGTTAATCTAAACCACATCTTGCTTCCCTTTGTAGGCTTTGTCTTTGGGCTTTTCCTCCTTATGCTACTTGTCTATGTATACAACTCGATGCCAATATTTCACAGAGAAGGTCTTGATATATACATTAAAAACGTGTGGAAAGCTGCTGAAGAGCCCAGCGAGGAATATTACGGTGTGCTCGCGGCAATATGGGGTAGTTTATATACTTCTGTAATAGCAATACTCGTGGCCTTGCCGCTTTCTTTAGCTTACTCGGTTTTTGTCGTTGATTATGCTCCAAAAAGGATTAAAGAGTGGCTAATAATCCTTTCGGATATTATGGCTGGTTTGCCCACGATAATATACGGAATATGGGGAGTTTTTGTCCTCGTTCCCCTTTTAAAGAGGGTCGTTATGCAGCCCTTATATGATTACCTATCCTTCTTGCCCATATTTTCCTATCCCCCAATAACGGGGTTTAGTTATTTCTCCGCCGGTGTTTTACTTGGGATAATGGTGACCCCATTCGCTGCAGCCATAATACGAGAAGCCTATCAGATGATACCATTCACTTACCGCGAAGCAATTTACAGCCTTGGTGCAACCCAACTTGAGGCGACAAAAATCCTGCTGGGATATATAAAGCCGGCCGTTTATTCAGGTATAATCTTAGCGTTTGGGAGGGCTATTGGAGAAACTGCGGCAGTCAGCTTGGTGATAGGGAACACGTTCAACTTGAGCTTGGCTTTATCTGCTCCCGGATACACAATATCATCATTGATAGCAAACCAGTATGGAAATGCCTTCATATATGAGTATATGACCTCGGCTCTGTTTTCTGCTGGTTTGGCCCTATTTGCAATAGGCTTGACCGTTAACTTGGCGGGACTTTATCTCTTGAGGAGGTGGGAAGCAAATGTCAGGCTATAA
- a CDS encoding ferritin family protein — MYMVEPLVKKAYETEKKAASSYTDGLARIRGQGLRYTKVEEIVGRIAVDTIIHKHLMEAILNAQKELEKLAGEGPIEEIKEIELAPEQKALVKRFAEMHLEIERDMIETYQKMVDKMTHPLFKGLAEALVKNEQEHHKLLAELIEKYKE, encoded by the coding sequence ATGTACATGGTTGAACCACTTGTTAAGAAGGCGTATGAGACTGAGAAGAAGGCCGCCTCCAGTTATACAGATGGCCTCGCTCGCATAAGAGGACAAGGTCTTAGATACACGAAAGTTGAAGAAATCGTAGGGAGGATAGCAGTTGACACAATAATTCACAAGCATTTAATGGAGGCCATACTTAACGCCCAGAAGGAACTTGAGAAACTTGCAGGCGAGGGGCCCATAGAGGAGATCAAAGAAATAGAACTTGCACCGGAGCAGAAAGCCCTTGTCAAGCGCTTTGCCGAGATGCATCTTGAGATAGAGAGGGACATGATAGAGACATATCAAAAGATGGTCGATAAGATGACGCACCCGCTCTTTAAGGGCCTAGCAGAGGCGCTAGTTAAGAACGAGCAGGAACACCACAAGCTTCTCGCGGAACTCATTGAAAAATACAAAGAGTGA
- a CDS encoding ferritin family protein: MLAKYPFELPKDRPLSKREIAQALRWAIEAELDAISFYEQLAELIEDERIKHIFYDVANEEKEHFGEFLAALFEVDKELAKYMKDGFEEVEEETGIKVEL; this comes from the coding sequence ATGCTGGCGAAGTACCCTTTTGAACTTCCGAAGGATAGGCCCCTATCAAAGAGGGAAATAGCCCAAGCCCTCCGATGGGCGATTGAAGCCGAACTCGATGCTATAAGCTTCTATGAGCAACTGGCTGAACTTATAGAGGACGAGAGGATAAAGCACATCTTTTACGACGTTGCCAACGAGGAGAAGGAGCACTTTGGAGAGTTCCTCGCGGCGCTCTTTGAGGTTGATAAGGAGCTTGCGAAGTATATGAAAGATGGCTTCGAGGAAGTTGAGGAAGAGACCGGCATAAAGGTCGAACTTTGA
- a CDS encoding RNA-guided endonuclease InsQ/TnpB family protein, whose amino-acid sequence MKRSVTVKLQPSKEQEKTLFELAQATAIIWNKLNYERLKQFKEFGKIDFATTEKEAYHTFKDWVGGSTVQQLARKNAEAWRSFFTLIKKKKKGELPSWLKPRPPKFVREKRGRKLFVIPLRNDQYRVEGNVIELRRLGKFGRVKIQFKGRIHLKGKQGRLEIVYDDVKRKWYAHISYTVEEKLEGNSWVKLPREPKGNLTAGIDLGVNNLMAVYVENGESFLVNGRPLKSIAFYWQERISEYQSKLNKSGAKASRKLKRMHEKAKLQARHYINTAVRQTVRRLYDLGVSRIVVGYPKKIAREPEKGKKQNFLLSHVWRFNYVIKRLKEVAEEYGIQVLLVDEDFTSQTCPLCGQRHSNGRIFRGLFKCRREGVVMNADLVGAFNILKKAVKTITPSLSGLTAGRGNGGKTLPEGLKTHFILGLNETPQTSPP is encoded by the coding sequence ATGAAGAGGAGCGTAACAGTAAAACTCCAGCCATCAAAAGAACAGGAGAAAACCCTCTTCGAATTAGCCCAAGCCACGGCAATAATATGGAACAAACTGAATTACGAGAGATTAAAACAGTTCAAAGAATTCGGAAAAATAGACTTCGCAACAACAGAGAAAGAAGCCTACCACACTTTCAAAGACTGGGTTGGAGGCTCAACAGTCCAACAACTGGCAAGAAAAAACGCCGAGGCTTGGCGGAGCTTCTTCACCCTCATAAAGAAGAAAAAGAAAGGAGAACTTCCCTCTTGGCTCAAGCCAAGACCGCCGAAATTCGTCAGGGAAAAGCGTGGGAGAAAGCTCTTTGTCATCCCATTGAGGAATGACCAGTACAGGGTTGAAGGCAACGTTATCGAGCTGAGGCGCCTCGGAAAGTTTGGAAGAGTAAAAATCCAGTTCAAGGGGAGAATACACCTGAAAGGCAAGCAGGGGCGTTTAGAGATTGTTTACGACGACGTGAAGAGGAAGTGGTACGCCCACATCAGCTACACCGTTGAGGAAAAGCTGGAAGGCAATTCCTGGGTCAAACTTCCCAGAGAGCCCAAAGGAAACCTCACAGCTGGAATTGACCTCGGAGTGAACAATTTAATGGCCGTTTACGTTGAGAATGGGGAGAGCTTTCTGGTCAATGGTAGGCCATTGAAAAGCATTGCTTTTTACTGGCAGGAAAGGATTAGTGAGTACCAGTCGAAGCTTAACAAGAGTGGGGCTAAAGCGAGCAGAAAGCTAAAGAGAATGCACGAGAAGGCAAAACTCCAAGCAAGGCATTACATTAACACTGCAGTTAGGCAGACGGTTAGAAGACTTTACGATTTGGGAGTTTCGAGGATTGTGGTTGGCTATCCAAAGAAAATCGCGAGAGAGCCTGAAAAGGGCAAGAAGCAGAACTTCCTCCTCTCTCACGTTTGGAGGTTTAACTACGTGATTAAACGCCTCAAGGAAGTTGCGGAGGAGTATGGTATTCAAGTCTTGCTTGTTGATGAGGATTTCACTTCCCAAACTTGCCCCCTCTGCGGCCAACGTCATTCTAATGGGAGAATCTTTAGGGGTTTATTCAAGTGCCGTAGAGAGGGCGTTGTAATGAATGCCGATTTAGTTGGGGCCTTTAACATTTTGAAAAAAGCCGTGAAAACGATAACCCCGAGCCTGTCGGGTTTAACGGCGGGTAGGGGTAACGGGGGGAAGACCCTCCCCGAGGGGTTGAAGACCCACTTTATCTTGGGTCTGAATGAGACCCCTCAAACCTCCCCGCCCTGA
- a CDS encoding glycine betaine ABC transporter substrate-binding protein yields MKIVIGAKPFNEQKILAHILGKLFERAGFDYEVRVSEPRLEANLEALEKGEINVYVEYTGTAYNALLKLPPMKEWYPEKVFNAVVEGFREREIQIFARLGFRNDFALAVRKDFAKKNSLETISDLAKISKNLVFACPGPYIERPDGLPRLKEVYDLEFREIKPLMPPQMYEAISKGEVDVITAFTTDARVEVFNLKTLNDDRKALPPYEAILIGRELPEKVEEALRLLEGKITVEMMRELNRKLDFEGRKEEEIAEEFVGNLFDEMH; encoded by the coding sequence ATGAAGATTGTAATAGGGGCCAAGCCCTTCAACGAGCAGAAAATCCTCGCCCATATACTCGGAAAGCTCTTTGAACGGGCAGGGTTTGATTACGAGGTCAGAGTAAGCGAGCCTAGACTGGAGGCAAACCTTGAGGCACTCGAAAAGGGGGAAATAAATGTCTACGTCGAATACACGGGAACTGCCTACAACGCACTTCTCAAACTCCCGCCCATGAAAGAGTGGTACCCTGAGAAGGTCTTTAATGCAGTTGTGGAAGGTTTTAGAGAGAGGGAGATACAGATCTTCGCCAGGCTTGGCTTCAGGAACGACTTTGCCCTGGCTGTAAGAAAGGATTTCGCCAAGAAAAATTCCCTTGAGACCATAAGCGATCTGGCGAAGATATCAAAGAATCTTGTCTTTGCCTGCCCGGGCCCTTATATTGAAAGGCCGGACGGTCTTCCGAGGCTGAAAGAAGTTTATGACCTGGAGTTTAGGGAGATTAAGCCCCTAATGCCACCCCAGATGTATGAGGCCATCTCGAAGGGAGAAGTTGACGTGATAACAGCCTTTACGACAGATGCAAGGGTAGAAGTGTTTAATCTAAAAACCCTTAACGACGACAGGAAAGCACTTCCCCCTTATGAGGCAATTTTGATTGGCAGAGAACTTCCCGAGAAGGTTGAAGAGGCTTTGAGACTCCTTGAAGGAAAGATTACCGTTGAGATGATGAGAGAACTCAACCGGAAGCTGGACTTCGAGGGGAGAAAAGAAGAGGAAATAGCGGAGGAATTTGTGGGTAATCTCTTTGATGAAATGCATTAA
- a CDS encoding ABC transporter permease, with protein MVGVERVAGAFTEHLMLTYASLFLSIVVGIPLAVLSLKSKRVASIIMGFANLVQAIPSFAVVAIVVPLLGIGFTPAVFAIFLRALLPIVKNTYVGLNEVNEAMIDAARGIGLTEWEIIRYVRFPHAYPAMFAGIKFAAVLANSIAILTAIIGSGGLGSLVFEGLASFNTDKIIAGSLPAILMAVFIDLSFSYMERRFIPKGIGGG; from the coding sequence ATGGTAGGCGTTGAAAGAGTGGCTGGTGCATTCACTGAGCATCTGATGCTAACCTACGCTTCCCTTTTCCTTAGCATAGTCGTTGGAATCCCCCTTGCTGTACTCTCTCTCAAGAGTAAAAGAGTAGCTTCCATTATAATGGGATTTGCAAACCTCGTCCAAGCGATACCGAGTTTTGCCGTTGTTGCAATAGTGGTTCCCCTACTAGGAATAGGTTTTACTCCAGCTGTCTTTGCAATATTCCTCCGTGCCCTCCTTCCAATAGTCAAAAACACTTATGTTGGGCTTAATGAAGTCAATGAAGCTATGATAGACGCTGCCAGAGGTATTGGACTTACCGAGTGGGAAATTATAAGGTACGTTCGTTTCCCCCATGCTTATCCGGCAATGTTTGCGGGAATTAAGTTTGCAGCGGTTTTAGCTAACTCGATAGCTATCCTTACGGCGATAATAGGCTCAGGTGGTCTAGGAAGTCTGGTTTTTGAGGGCCTCGCAAGTTTTAACACGGACAAAATTATTGCCGGATCTCTTCCGGCTATTTTAATGGCGGTCTTCATTGACCTGAGTTTCTCCTACATGGAGAGGAGATTTATCCCTAAAGGAATTGGAGGTGGTTGA
- the pstS gene encoding phosphate ABC transporter substrate-binding protein PstS translates to MRKRKLVSLVLVFVLALGLIASGCIGQGEKTTTATGEDSQGQVIMRTAGATFPKYQVQKWIETYQKLNPNVKIEYEGGGSGHGQDAFLKGITDIGRTDPPVKEPTWNKFLETGDQPLQFPVVVGAIAIVFNVPGVDELRLSRDVLAKIFLGEIEYWDDEAIKELNPNANLPHEKIIVVHRSDSSGTTAVFTAYLSLISSEWAEKVGDGKVVDWPVDKMGRGIGGKGNSGVVAVLKQTKYSIAYTELSYAITENLPVAAIENKAGKFVKPTEETIKEAVAKVKAFIPDPTEGYKEDVKQLLDAPGENSYPIVAFSHFLVWQNRGGKHYSPEKASAIKEFLRWVLTEGQKSENIAPGYVGLPEEVAEIGLKAVDMIQTS, encoded by the coding sequence ATGAGGAAAAGAAAGCTTGTAAGCCTCGTGTTAGTGTTTGTGTTGGCTCTTGGGCTTATAGCGAGCGGATGCATAGGTCAGGGAGAAAAAACAACGACTGCAACCGGAGAAGATTCACAGGGCCAGGTGATTATGCGTACTGCCGGTGCAACCTTTCCGAAGTATCAAGTTCAGAAATGGATTGAAACCTACCAAAAACTCAATCCAAACGTTAAAATTGAGTACGAAGGTGGTGGAAGCGGACACGGTCAAGATGCTTTTCTAAAAGGGATCACTGACATTGGAAGGACTGATCCACCGGTTAAAGAACCAACTTGGAACAAGTTCCTTGAAACAGGCGACCAGCCGCTTCAGTTTCCAGTGGTTGTTGGAGCAATCGCCATAGTTTTCAATGTGCCGGGTGTTGATGAGCTCAGGCTCAGCAGGGATGTCCTTGCAAAGATATTCCTCGGTGAGATCGAGTATTGGGATGACGAAGCGATAAAGGAGCTCAATCCAAACGCAAACCTTCCCCACGAAAAGATAATCGTTGTCCACAGGAGCGATTCAAGCGGAACAACGGCTGTATTCACAGCGTACCTCTCTCTGATAAGCAGTGAGTGGGCAGAAAAGGTTGGCGATGGAAAGGTAGTTGACTGGCCTGTGGACAAGATGGGAAGGGGAATTGGTGGGAAGGGTAATTCAGGTGTTGTTGCGGTTCTAAAGCAAACAAAATACAGCATAGCATATACAGAGCTGTCTTATGCAATAACTGAAAATCTTCCCGTTGCAGCCATAGAAAACAAAGCTGGGAAATTTGTTAAACCAACAGAGGAGACAATTAAAGAGGCAGTTGCGAAAGTTAAAGCTTTCATCCCGGATCCAACAGAGGGTTACAAAGAAGATGTTAAGCAGTTGCTGGATGCACCAGGGGAGAACTCGTATCCAATTGTTGCATTCTCGCATTTCCTTGTCTGGCAGAATAGGGGTGGAAAGCACTACAGTCCAGAGAAAGCTAGTGCAATCAAAGAGTTTCTCAGATGGGTTCTTACGGAAGGACAAAAGTCGGAAAATATTGCACCTGGTTACGTTGGATTACCAGAGGAAGTTGCCGAGATAGGTCTTAAGGCCGTTGATATGATCCAGACGAGCTGA
- a CDS encoding GNAT family N-acetyltransferase has translation MEIIKVKNSLSLKEELLRFVFRVYKGTNGAYPALEWVENKPSPDDFERFKRVYEPFLEFRLGKEFDELYILKGKDEKIIGTMALVYNLEGKDVWWVPEEIKNEKTGLIEFVMVDPSYRGKGHGSRLLEFAFKRLGELGKDPYVITFPDLEAYSYYLRKGFIKVMDYKEFVVLKKKN, from the coding sequence ATGGAAATCATAAAAGTAAAAAACTCACTTTCTCTAAAAGAAGAACTCTTGAGATTTGTCTTCAGAGTTTATAAGGGCACGAACGGTGCCTATCCAGCGCTGGAATGGGTAGAAAACAAGCCATCTCCTGATGATTTTGAGAGGTTTAAAAGGGTCTACGAGCCCTTCCTTGAGTTTCGCCTTGGAAAAGAGTTCGACGAGCTCTACATTCTTAAGGGCAAGGATGAAAAAATAATCGGCACCATGGCGCTGGTTTACAACCTTGAGGGTAAGGATGTCTGGTGGGTGCCAGAGGAGATTAAAAACGAAAAAACAGGCCTCATCGAGTTCGTCATGGTTGATCCATCTTATAGGGGCAAAGGCCACGGCTCAAGGCTCCTTGAATTTGCGTTTAAAAGGCTGGGAGAACTTGGAAAAGACCCCTACGTTATAACATTCCCGGATCTTGAAGCATATTCGTACTATCTTAGAAAGGGCTTCATCAAGGTGATGGACTACAAGGAGTTCGTCGTGTTGAAGAAAAAGAACTAA
- a CDS encoding peroxiredoxin encodes MEYLNIKVLDEDGNEKPLSDFVLGKWTVLYFYPKDNTPGCTTEAKEFTELIEEFEKLGFQVIGVSCDSPKSHRKFKEKHGLKIRLISDPNAELHKGLGAWGKKKRYGREYEGAIRSTFILSPKGEILWKKIKVKAKGHAKEVLEEAKRLISLENQI; translated from the coding sequence ATGGAATACCTTAACATTAAAGTTCTGGATGAAGATGGAAATGAAAAGCCACTTAGCGACTTTGTCCTTGGCAAGTGGACAGTTCTTTACTTCTATCCCAAGGACAACACACCCGGCTGTACAACCGAGGCAAAGGAATTCACGGAACTTATTGAGGAGTTTGAGAAACTCGGCTTTCAGGTGATTGGTGTTTCCTGCGATTCTCCCAAAAGTCACAGAAAATTCAAGGAAAAACACGGATTAAAGATTAGACTCATCAGCGATCCAAACGCTGAGCTTCATAAAGGCCTCGGCGCGTGGGGAAAGAAGAAGCGCTACGGCAGGGAATACGAGGGCGCGATAAGGAGCACTTTCATCCTCAGCCCGAAGGGCGAGATACTTTGGAAGAAGATAAAAGTAAAAGCAAAAGGACACGCGAAAGAAGTACTCGAGGAGGCCAAAAGATTAATATCTCTAGAAAACCAGATTTAA
- a CDS encoding phosphate signaling complex PhoU family protein, producing the protein MRKLLDLGLKQIEKILQEMGGTVLECVNSLESVLGGEGDSIEDNSSKLHILRNELVEIATELLVRYQPMASDLRYIQASIDVSYDLYRISRYSMEIERTLKITNPGCEFERSKQALKIVKKMVELALRAFLEGDETSVGRLLESDEKVDKLYLASIEELNKDSNICKAVEALILRHLERMSDHTTYIGGSAIYVIKGERI; encoded by the coding sequence ATGAGAAAACTCTTGGATTTAGGATTAAAGCAAATTGAGAAGATACTCCAGGAGATGGGAGGCACGGTTTTGGAGTGCGTTAACTCCCTTGAAAGTGTCTTAGGAGGGGAGGGTGATAGCATAGAAGATAATTCAAGCAAGCTTCACATCCTCAGGAATGAGCTTGTAGAGATTGCAACCGAACTCCTAGTAAGGTATCAACCAATGGCATCTGACCTGAGGTATATTCAAGCATCAATAGATGTAAGCTACGACTTATATAGAATTTCAAGGTATTCTATGGAAATAGAGAGGACACTGAAAATAACAAACCCAGGATGTGAATTTGAAAGATCAAAACAAGCACTTAAAATTGTCAAGAAAATGGTTGAGCTTGCACTCAGAGCTTTCTTGGAAGGGGATGAAACATCTGTCGGGAGGCTTTTAGAATCAGACGAAAAGGTGGATAAGCTTTATCTAGCAAGTATAGAGGAACTCAATAAGGATTCGAACATCTGTAAAGCCGTTGAGGCTTTGATACTCAGACATCTCGAAAGGATGAGCGATCATACAACATACATTGGTGGCTCAGCAATTTATGTGATAAAGGGAGAGCGGATTTGA
- a CDS encoding sugar phosphate isomerase/epimerase family protein, producing the protein MKVGVNSYIIREISGNGFSIDELPIDVIELGFDGLRGLTDKGIDWDVLHGLLTLDVEFTLHAPTSDGRNIRVDLCVNSRKNIEIMENVFEIARTLDAKYVVVHGGDIKDSYHKALVNTRKQMMELSAVAEEYGVKLVIENLIDNRIGAFPHELIPFLEENVSVCFDIGHAFINSLKYGLGVEEYMLLPGIEHVHLHDNNGAKDEHRALGEGRINFDDLIPKILSLRPKNVIWEIRDYWDRENVLRSILSVKRVKYVRPAFPIRVSKRGL; encoded by the coding sequence ATGAAGGTAGGAGTAAACTCCTATATAATCAGGGAAATCTCAGGAAATGGATTTTCTATTGATGAACTACCAATTGATGTTATTGAGCTCGGCTTTGATGGTCTTAGAGGTCTAACTGATAAGGGTATAGACTGGGATGTCCTTCATGGTTTGCTAACACTTGACGTTGAATTTACACTTCACGCGCCTACCTCGGATGGAAGAAACATTAGAGTTGACCTCTGCGTAAATTCAAGAAAGAATATAGAGATTATGGAGAATGTTTTCGAAATAGCCCGGACGCTCGATGCAAAATACGTTGTTGTTCACGGAGGTGATATTAAGGACAGCTACCATAAAGCCCTTGTGAACACAAGGAAACAAATGATGGAGCTTTCCGCAGTGGCTGAGGAGTACGGGGTCAAGCTAGTCATTGAAAACTTAATTGATAACAGGATTGGTGCATTTCCGCATGAGCTAATTCCATTTCTTGAAGAAAACGTTTCCGTGTGTTTCGATATAGGGCATGCCTTTATAAACTCACTCAAATACGGGCTCGGCGTAGAAGAGTACATGCTACTACCTGGAATAGAGCATGTGCATCTTCACGACAATAACGGGGCAAAAGACGAGCACAGGGCCTTAGGTGAAGGGCGCATTAATTTTGACGACTTAATCCCAAAAATACTTTCTCTGAGGCCAAAGAACGTGATCTGGGAGATAAGGGATTATTGGGACAGGGAAAATGTTTTGAGAAGTATCCTTTCGGTTAAGAGAGTTAAGTACGTGAGGCCAGCTTTCCCAATAAGAGTCAGCAAGAGGGGATTATGA
- a CDS encoding phosphate ABC transporter ATP-binding protein produces the protein MKFALETEDLRVYYGDNMVIKGVDLKVPRNTVFAVMGPSGCGKSTMLRAFNRLLELNEEARVEGKVKIFGRDVYNPEVDPIEVRREVGMVFQYPNPFPHLTIYDNVAIGLKLNGLVRSKGEIDERVEWALKKAALWDEVKNRLNDYPSNLSGGQRQRLVLARALAMKPKILLMDEPTANIDPVGTKKIEELLFELKNEYTIILVTHSPAQAARVSDYVAFIYIGELVEVGPTRKVFENPEHELTEQYVTGVLG, from the coding sequence ATGAAGTTTGCGCTTGAAACTGAAGATCTTAGAGTTTACTACGGGGACAATATGGTGATTAAGGGTGTGGACTTGAAGGTTCCAAGAAATACTGTCTTTGCTGTTATGGGGCCAAGCGGATGTGGGAAATCGACTATGCTCAGGGCATTCAACAGGCTCCTTGAGCTCAACGAAGAAGCTAGAGTAGAGGGGAAAGTTAAAATCTTTGGAAGAGACGTTTACAATCCAGAAGTTGATCCGATTGAAGTCAGGAGAGAAGTTGGCATGGTTTTTCAGTACCCTAACCCGTTCCCCCACTTGACTATATATGATAATGTTGCAATAGGGCTGAAGCTAAATGGACTTGTGAGGTCAAAGGGGGAGATAGATGAAAGGGTTGAATGGGCCCTGAAGAAGGCGGCATTATGGGATGAAGTGAAGAACAGGCTCAATGACTATCCCTCAAACCTAAGTGGTGGGCAGAGGCAGAGGTTGGTACTTGCAAGGGCTCTCGCAATGAAGCCAAAGATTCTGCTGATGGATGAGCCTACAGCAAATATAGACCCCGTTGGAACAAAGAAAATAGAGGAGTTACTTTTTGAACTCAAGAACGAATACACAATAATCTTGGTTACCCATTCTCCAGCACAAGCTGCCAGAGTGAGCGATTATGTTGCTTTCATCTATATTGGTGAACTCGTAGAGGTGGGGCCTACAAGGAAGGTTTTTGAAAATCCTGAACATGAGCTTACCGAACAGTACGTTACGGGGGTGTTGGGATGA